Proteins encoded together in one Triticum dicoccoides isolate Atlit2015 ecotype Zavitan chromosome 7B, WEW_v2.0, whole genome shotgun sequence window:
- the LOC119341645 gene encoding uncharacterized protein LOC119341645 isoform X1, with amino-acid sequence MRSSRMAHSGSPPTGSSGVSGRSGRRGRLRLRAPQLLNLAAIIEFGALRVRADLLNGATWAESERRLLARAAAASADVEAASVCAHLAAVHGHCCGCSRRWVRLSPPMRLGVLVAATAGGQRTLCLQDCGGALLDDGRGGPPHHVLLQGCRESMLVVVRQVMPQPQVELDHHGGELQKTFGSFSTAGQISLGQASGTASACVRAVDVSGSSRSGLGCVCVLPSVGVRVCVRVLARVRRVVSAGPGRGPHRARRLAAAIASERDERARARACGAWRVGGG; translated from the exons ATGCGAAGCTCTAGGATGGCGCACTCCGGGTCCCCGCCGACCGGCTCAAGCGGGGTGAGTGGCCGCAGCGGCCGTCGAGGCCGCCTCCGTCTGCGTGCACCTCAACTGCTCAACCTGGCGGCCATCATCGAGTTTGGTGCACTCCGGGTCCGCGCTGACCTACTCAACGGGGCGACGTGGGCGGAGAGCGAGCGCCGCCTGCTTGCCCGCGCCGCCGCGGCGAGCGCGGACGTCGAGGCCGCCTCCGTCTGCGCGCACCTAGCCGCCGTCCATGGCCACTGCTGTGGCTGCTCTAGGCGCTGGGTGCGGCTATCACCTCCGATGCGGCTGGGCGTCCTTGTCGCAGCCACAGCCGGGGGGCAGCGCACCCTATGCCTGCAAGATTGTGGAGGCGCACTACTCGATGACGGGCGTGGCGGTCCTCCACATCATGTTTTGCTGCAAGGCTGCAGGGAGTCCATGCTCGTCGTTGTTCGCCAGGTGATGCCGCAGCCGCAGGTCGAGCTTGACCACCACGGTGGCGAACTGCAAAAGACATTTGGATCCTTTTCCACTGCAG GGCAAATAAGCCTCGGCCAGGCTTCGGGCACCGCGAGCGCATGTGTGCGCGCGGTGGACGTGTCGGGCTCGAGCCGGAGCGGGCTTGGGTGCGTGTGTGTGCTCCCAAGCgtaggtgtgcgtgtgtgtgtgcgtgtgttagcGCGTGTGCGCAGGGTTGTTAGCGCAGGACCAGGGCGTGGGCCGCATAGGGCGCGTAGACTGGCCGCGGCGATCGCGTCCGAGCGCGATGAGCGCGCGCGAGCCAGAGCGTGCGGGGCGTGGCGAGTGGGAGGTGGGTGA
- the LOC119341645 gene encoding uncharacterized protein LOC119341645 isoform X2 — protein MRSSRMAHSGSPPTGSSGVSGRSGRRGRLRLRAPQLLNLAAIIEFGALRVRADLLNGATWAESERRLLARAAAASADVEAASVCAHLAAVHGHCCGCSRRWVRLSPPMRLGVLVAATAGGQRTLCLQDCGGALLDDGRGGPPHHVLLQGCRESMLVVVRQVMPQPQVELDHHGGELQKTFGSFSTADVYKVMAMQDATQMYNATESPTLSSGLWRVLPKKSAIKSNAKK, from the exons ATGCGAAGCTCTAGGATGGCGCACTCCGGGTCCCCGCCGACCGGCTCAAGCGGGGTGAGTGGCCGCAGCGGCCGTCGAGGCCGCCTCCGTCTGCGTGCACCTCAACTGCTCAACCTGGCGGCCATCATCGAGTTTGGTGCACTCCGGGTCCGCGCTGACCTACTCAACGGGGCGACGTGGGCGGAGAGCGAGCGCCGCCTGCTTGCCCGCGCCGCCGCGGCGAGCGCGGACGTCGAGGCCGCCTCCGTCTGCGCGCACCTAGCCGCCGTCCATGGCCACTGCTGTGGCTGCTCTAGGCGCTGGGTGCGGCTATCACCTCCGATGCGGCTGGGCGTCCTTGTCGCAGCCACAGCCGGGGGGCAGCGCACCCTATGCCTGCAAGATTGTGGAGGCGCACTACTCGATGACGGGCGTGGCGGTCCTCCACATCATGTTTTGCTGCAAGGCTGCAGGGAGTCCATGCTCGTCGTTGTTCGCCAGGTGATGCCGCAGCCGCAGGTCGAGCTTGACCACCACGGTGGCGAACTGCAAAAGACATTTGGATCCTTTTCCACTGCAG ATGTGTACAAAGTCATGGCGATGCAAGATGCCACACAGATGTATAATGCAACGGAGTCTCCAACTCTCTCTTCTG GCCTATGGAGAGTATTACCGAAAAAAAGTGCGATAAAAAGCAACGCCAAAAAGTGA
- the LOC119338061 gene encoding pterocarpan synthase 1-like, which translates to MAAARCSSFPALCVVVVVVVLIGGCGAASGADEEGLIHLHFYFHEVNAGTPNATVLNVASLHKNSSTFGDLNVFDNALRAGPDPASRLVGRAQGLALHASLDESGGLTAITFAFSDYGAYSGSTLATLGHIGVSGPAERSIVGGTGKLRFARGYMVSSLLSSTNTSIVVVFDMYFTLGR; encoded by the exons ATGGCCGCTGCTCGGTGCTCCTCGTTCCCTGCTCTCTGCGTGGTGGTAGTAGTAGTGGTACTCATCGGCGGCTGTGGCGCTGCGTCCGGCGCGGACGAAGAAGGGCTCATCCACCTTCACTTCTACTTCCATGAGGTCAACGCCGGCACGCCCAACGCCACCGTCCTCAACGTCGCCAGCCTGCACAA GAACTCGTCCACGTTCGGGGACCTGAACGTGTTCGACAACGCGCTGCGGGCGGGGCCGGACCCGGCGTCGCGGTTGGTCGGCAGAGCGCAGGGCCTGGCGCTCCACGCGTCGCTGGACGAGTCCGGCGGGCTCACGGCCAtcaccttcgccttctccgactacGGCGCGTACAGCGGCAGCACGCTGGCGACGCTGGGCCACATCGGGGTGTCTGGCCCGGCGGAGCGGAGCATCGTCGGCGGCACGGGCAAGCTCCGGTTCGCGAGAGGGTACATGGTCAGCAGCCTCCTCAGCTCCACGAACACCTCCATCGTCGTCGTCTTTGACATGTACTTCACCCTGGGTCGCTGA
- the LOC119341121 gene encoding transcription factor MYB44-like, with the protein MEGCDRIRGPWSPEEDAALRRLVECHGARNWTAIGRGVPGRSGKSCRLRWCNQLSPGVERRPFTAEEDAAIARAHARLGNRWAVIARLLHGRTDNAVKNHWNCSLKRRLADVGVAEEEERPCKRASVTPESTSGSGSGCGSGSDRSDLSHGGVFGGQVYRPVARAGGFEPADCAMSRRHEEEREEQEDPLTSLSLSLPGTDVQGFHHDSSHSHFHQPSPSPSPPPTPAPTSYPFSPEFAALMQEMIRDEVRRYISGVGCGANLPSMPQVVDGVMRAAAERAGAVVRMQ; encoded by the coding sequence ATGGAGGGCTGCGACCGGATCAGGGGTCCATGGAGCCCGGAGGAGGACGCCGcgctgcggcggctggtggagtgcCACGGCGCGCGCAACTGGACGGCCATCGGCCGCGGGGTGCCCGGCAGGTCCGGCAAGTCCTGCCGCCTGCGTTGGTGCAACCAGCTGTCGCCCGGGGTGGAGCGCAGGCCGTtcacggccgaggaggacgccgccatcgcccgcgccCATGCGAGACTCGGCAACCGCTGGGCCGTCATCGCGCGCCTGCTGCACGGCCGCACCGACAACGCCGTCAAGAACCATTGGAACTGCTCCCTCAAGCGCAGGCTCGCCGATGTTGGCGttgcagaggaggaggagcggccGTGCAAGCGCGCCAGCGTCACGCCGGAGAGCACCTCCGGATCGGGGTCGGGGTGTGGCTCCGGATCGGACCGCAGCGACCTCAGCCATGGCGGTGTCTTCGGGGGCCAGGTTTACCGCCCGGTGGCGCGGGCCGGCGGGTTCGAGCCAGCGGACTGCGCCATGAGCCGGCGGCacgaggaggagcgggaggagcaGGAGGACCCGCTCACctcgctctccctctcccttcccggCACCGACGTCCAGGGGTTCCACCACGACAGCTCCCACAGTCATTTCCACCAGCCGTCGccctccccgtcgccgccgcccactCCGGCGCCGACGTCCTACCCATTCAGCCCTGAGTTTGCGGCGCTGATGCAGGAGATGATCCGGGACGAGGTGCGAAGGTACATCTCCGGCGTCGGCTGCGGCGCCAACCTGCCGTCCATGCCTCAGGTTGTGGACGGCGTGATGCGGGCCGCGGCGGAGCGCGCTGGCGCGGTTGTGAGGATGCAGTGA
- the LOC119339548 gene encoding WAT1-related protein At1g09380-like — translation MEEQLIAPRCTAVCLGGSMVMLLCKGPLLRIWASPLHWRYAKEITAATASKATGGRSAGDVLIILSCVAWAGWLVLQNKTSQRFAAPYMSTIIMSVIVGVDFTVVSAAVDRGASVWELGSGIRLYSVLYMGIVGQGATFVVMTWCIKLRGPLFLSMFNPVVLVVCAVLGWAFLGEKIHLGDAVGSVLIVVGLYLVLWGKAREARDPPHVEDGCGASV, via the exons ATGGAGGAGCAGTTGATTGCG CCAAGATGCACGGCCGTCTGCCTCGGCGGATCAATGGTGATGCTCTTGTGCAAGGGCCCCCTGCTGAGGATCTGGGCCTCGCCTCTCCACTGGAGGTACGCAAAGGAGATCACCGCTGCCACGGCATCAAAGGCCACCGGTGGTCGCAGCGCCGGCGACGTGCTCATCATCCTCAGCTGCGTGGCCTGGGCCGGATGGCTGGTTCTCCAG AACAAGACCTCGCAACGGTTCGCAGCGCCTTACATGAGCACCATCATCATGTCGGTGATCGTGGGCGTGGACTTCACGGTGGTGAGCGCCGCCGTGGACCGAGGCGCCTCCGTGTGGGAGCTCGGGTCCGGCATCCGGCTCTACTCCGTCCTCTACATG GGGATCGTGGGCCAGGGGGCCACCTTTGTGGTGATGACATGGTGCATTAAGCTGCGTGGCCCACTGTTCCTCTCCATGTTCAATCCCGTGGTGTTGGTGGTCTGCGCCGTGCTGGGGTGGGCGTTCCTCGGTGAAAAGATACACCTCGGTGA TGCGGTCGGATCGGTGCTTATCGTGGTCGGCCTCTACCTGGTGCTATGGGGAAAGGCCAGGGAGGCGCGCGATCCGCCCCACGTCGAGGATGGTTGTGGTGCCAGTGTGTGA